A genomic stretch from Sulfurimonas sediminis includes:
- a CDS encoding response regulator, protein MKILIIENEVYLAQSIATKLGELGHTCEMCTSTRDAIGSNNYDVVLLSTNINGQDFNPLIETFKNSIVILMVSYISNDTVSKPLSAGAKDYILKPFMIEELVRKIDHYQDYEKLKKRNEAYEKYLAHTFSNTKHEQNLDEIELPLFVSSNFQKYADAFAFEYAQKKNLPIHFLSLSDSKALNEIASLPQNSIIYIIDYQALKKSDKKRFCDLIQGKKAIIASSDKIEEVAYPVIEIKSESNVFDKGEILPIEDYVKFIVLNYQDKYPDTELSKKLGISRKSLWEKRKKYDIIKKK, encoded by the coding sequence ATGAAGATATTAATTATAGAAAATGAAGTGTATTTAGCCCAGAGTATTGCAACAAAACTAGGCGAACTTGGCCATACCTGTGAAATGTGTACATCAACAAGAGATGCTATCGGAAGTAACAACTATGATGTTGTTTTACTCTCAACAAACATTAACGGACAGGATTTTAATCCGCTTATAGAAACATTTAAGAATTCTATCGTCATTTTAATGGTTTCCTACATCAGTAATGACACGGTTTCAAAACCACTGAGTGCCGGGGCAAAGGACTATATCCTCAAACCTTTTATGATTGAAGAACTGGTACGAAAAATCGACCATTATCAGGATTATGAAAAACTTAAAAAACGCAATGAAGCCTATGAAAAATATCTTGCACATACATTTTCCAATACAAAACATGAACAAAATTTGGATGAAATCGAGTTGCCGCTTTTTGTATCATCCAATTTTCAGAAATATGCAGATGCATTCGCCTTTGAATATGCCCAAAAGAAAAATCTTCCCATACATTTTTTATCATTAAGTGATTCAAAAGCATTAAATGAGATAGCTTCCCTGCCGCAAAATTCCATTATATATATCATTGATTATCAGGCACTCAAAAAAAGTGATAAAAAACGCTTTTGTGACCTTATACAAGGGAAAAAAGCCATTATTGCCAGCAGTGATAAAATTGAGGAAGTCGCCTACCCTGTTATAGAGATAAAAAGCGAAAGCAATGTTTTTGACAAAGGAGAAATCCTACCTATAGAAGATTATGTCAAATTCATTGTTTTAAACTATCAAGACAAATATCCGGATACAGAACTCTCAA